The sequence below is a genomic window from Lolium perenne isolate Kyuss_39 chromosome 7, Kyuss_2.0, whole genome shotgun sequence.
CAAATATAACAATTCATCAAGAACTGATTAAAATAATTGATATACCCTGATTGTCAGAGCATATTGCAGAGAATCGATAAATATGTATCCTTCATTTTTGACACTGTCCTCACTGAAAAATGGCATCCGAAATTTGACAGCATATTCTTAAAAATCCACAGTATGCACAATGTTATGCATCAGAGAAAGCTACAGCAGAGGACGGTGTGATTGAGTGTATGGGTGCCGTATGAAGGTATGTTTGGGAGCATTGTAAAATTCTCCCTGTTAATAAAATACTCTTGTATGTTAAAGCACCAATAAAACGACTATAGACAACAGTTTTACCTTACATTTCTAAATTGCTGTTTGGATACAAAGCAATTCCCTGCCCTTGTACAGTTTATAATGAATATAGAAACAAAGATAGGAGGAGAGGGACTTTAGTATTCTACATAAGTATATAATCCGGTGTTTCTGCACTGATCTGAACATACGAAAATTCAGAAAACAATAATACTAAATGCACACATGGTACATAAACTGCTAAGAATATCAGAGAACGTCTGCTATTAAATCGAAGAGGACGTACACATGGTCTGCAACTGATTCACACATCTGATGCAGAAATCATCCCTAGCTGGAGAACATGAGGAGTATCGAGGTGGAGAAGAGGATGGGATCGGGGAAGTGCCGAGGGTAAGCCGGCAGCACCTTCCCTGCGTATTTGGCTGGATTAGCCTTCCTCCTGTACGGTGGTTGTTCAGCAGAGGCTGACGGCATCCTCAAGTGATTAGTCAGCGGCCGCGGGGAAGTCACAAGTCAGGCAGGGGCGGAGCCGGGATTTAGACATAGGGGGGGCGAAGCTGATGCTGTAAGTATAGTAGTATGAATATTTTCAAGTGTTAAAAAATAGCATAACATCACATGTTTCGCTTGTTTGCCATCCTTTGTTTATATATAAGCAAACCGGCATATTTTTTATCAATAAAAGATAATTTCCGTACGTTTGAATATAGTTTTTTTCGTGAATTGTTTAAATATGGTTCTATTACACGGGATTTTACCTAAACTTGACACCAAACCAGATTCAAGCTCGATACAATTGGCAAAAAGCCACGAAAAAATATTATGCTGTAGCATTTCTATTTTTCTCTGATTTTAATCAGCAAATTGTACCTAAATTGAGGCAAAAGGGACTTGGATTAGACTAGCGATAAGTAATTTCGTGTACCTTGGACAAATAATCTGGCAGTGAGTCCACTCGGCATATATACGGCAATCTGGCAACGACGATCAGCGGCGGCCGGCATGCTGGCTGCCTTCATAAGCCGGCGGCGGCTTGCCAGAGCGAACAGCCGACGGCGGCTTGCCAGAGCGAACAGCCGACGGCGGCAGGCGCTCCTAGCGATCTGGCAACCAGACGGGCGAGGCGAAGCAGGCGGCCGGGGTTACTTCCACGATCAACTGCCTATACATTGATCCATTATTCATGGCCTGGACCCCTGGAACGATAGTTAGCACTTTAGGTCGTGGCCGATCAATTTGCTAATCAATATAATGGGCTAACGGGCTGTGCCTTTGTGCATTATGGATGATTAACAGGAGCTGTATTTAGGGGGGGCCGgcggttggggggggggggggggggtctagcCCCTGCTCGCCCCTGTCTCCGCCGCTGAAGTCAGGAACTGCGGGTAGAGTGTCTCACCTTCTCGTATCCCCTCAACTCCTTCTGTCGTAGCCGCCCGAGGCCGATAATTTATTTTGCGTCGTGCGAGCATAGGAGGCGGCGGcttgcggctagggtttggggcctGGGGACGTGTGGGCGTGGAAAACTGGCAATGGTGTGGGAGCGATGGAAATCTGGGAAGTAAATATGACAATAGTGGAGATGCGATGGCGGCGATCACGCGCGTGCGGGCGGTGGTCGATAGGAGCGTGATTTTCACGGGGATGAGGGGAGAACAAATGAATATGAATCGTTCGACTGATGCATATGAACGGTGGAGATTTGATTTTCCAACAGCActtcgtgcctttataagtagtaCAGATACAGATACATATACAGATAATCGGATGTCAGATGGCTGATGGTTTGTATTTTTAGTTTTTTACAGCCGGGTGTAGCCTAGTGTTTGCCTTTTTCTCTTAGGCATACAACTTTCTTAAATCACTCCTCATCAGAAAAAAAAAACCGTTAAGATGCAATGAAATGGGCTTGTTGTGTAATGGGCCAGGCCCCGAAGCCTCCATCTCGAATCCAACAAAAGGAAACCCCATGCCCAGGGCAGAAAACCCTTTCTCGTCTCCGGCTCTCCTCCTCACCTTGGCGGCTGCTCTTCCGCCGCCTCTCCTCTAACTCCGCCGCCTCCCACCTCTGCATAGCCAGGTAACCCGACGACTCAGCAAACTCTCCCTTCGATTCACTCCGTTCCCCTCCGCCGTCGAAGATTTCCTTGCTTCGGCTGCGATTTTCATTCTCTCGGAACGGTGCTTCGTAGGTTTCTTCAACGACAGAGAGGCAGACATGGGGTTGAGGGACAAGAAGAGGAACCAGAGGCGCGTGCTATCGCGGCGCTCCGCTGGTCCCAAGACCGGCGAGGGGAAGGACTTCCTGGTGCGTGCTTTCCCTTCGAACCAAATCGAAACCAACAAGGAGAAAAACCAATCCTTTTGGGTCTCTGTCGCTGATGTTTTGCTTTGATTGGTGCAGCCGCTGgaagggaaggagaagaggatcaagGAGAAGCTGCCCGAGGAGCCGGAGAACACGGCCACGGTCCTCTATATCGGCCACATCCCCCACGGCTTCTACGAGGACCAGATGCAAGGTCTGTCTTTGTCGGTACAGCTTCGAGAAGTATAGGCGACGCTAGGGGTGTGCTCCTATTAACAATCCTTTCGGCGTGGTTGTTTTTGCAGGTTTCTTTCAGCAGTTTGGGGCTGTCAAGAGGGTCAGGATCTCCCGGAACCGAAAGGTATCCTATACCGCAGTGCATACATGGTGTCTGGTGTTATGCGTGGATTTTATGTAAGCCTCTAACCTGCTGTTTGTTTGTGTATTTAGACAGGAAAGTCTAAGCATTATGGATACATCGAGTTTGAGAACCCTGAGGTAAGCGCCTGCGTTGGCATAATATTGGGGGCACACTGTACGTTTCTTGTCTGCTCACAAATTTGGGCATGTTCTTGGTGTATCAGGTGGCGAAGATTGTAGCCGATGAGATGAATAACTACCTGCTGTATGAGCACACCCTGCAAATTGCTCTTGTCCCACCGGAGAAAGTTCATGCCAAATTGTAATAACCGCAACCATGCTGCCTATTCAGTTGAAGTACTTGCTTATGTTCGTTTCCGCTTTTTTGATATCGTTTCTGCACATTACTTGCTACTAAAATTAGGTGAATATGATTTCTGCTCATGCAAATGGTCTAGAGTTCATGTTTCTCTGATGTGAATTACTGCTTATACTGATACAATTTCCCCACCATCAACAGACACTCCTTTAAATATTACCCAGGCTACTTGTTTCCACTGCATAGCACATCCTGGTATTATGCTAGTTCATTAATGCAAATCAAAATGAATCAACGATGCAAGCACATTAGTCTAATGCAGACTGGCGTCATTAATTTCTAATTGCATTATGCAAAACGTAAGTCCTGTCAGAAATATGCATGAAAATGTATAGTAAGTGGTATATGAGTGATTTGTGAGAATTGACCATGCTGATAAGGATCGATAATGATGAAGATGTTGTCTTAATAATATGAATATGCTTTATGCAATGTATGTATGTCTCTGCATTGATAGCTTTAACTATACTGTTAATGTAATCTCGTAGGAGCTTGCAAGGCTCCTGTATCAGACGTCATTTGTGTATAGAGATTTATACATGCTCTTTTTCTGTACCTCACAAGGTCTTAAGtactagagttttttttttcCTGTACCTTTGTACCAATATAGCTGTGCATAGTCACTGTTTATTGTCTTTCGATAAAAATGAGCACATGATTCTCATGATCTACAATGTGTACATGTTGTATCGATTTAAGATGGAAAGGCGTGCGGAAGGGATTTGTACCAATTGACCGGGTAGCAATTGAACGCAAGAAGTTTAGCAAGGTAAATCCATTTCCTAACTACAATTGTAAGAGGGAAGTGTGTGCTATAGACTAATCGGCTGTTCTGTTACCAGGATAAAACAGTAGAGGAGCACAAGAGGATGCTTGAAGGAATTGTAAAACGGGATGAGAAGCGTCGCAAAAGAATCAAGGCTGCCGGTATTGATTACGAGTGCCCAGCCCTGGTAAGTAACACTTGATGCAGTTCACTTTTTTTatgattttgttttgcttaatcaGATGTGAAATAGTTCTCCACTACAGAGTTCTATTTGACATGGACTTCTCTCTTTGTTTTAGGAAAATCTCATGTCAAATTTATGGAATGTAATTATTTATTGACATACGTTTTGTGAGATATAAAAAGAGATTAGCCTAGAAATTCCCAATTTTCCTGCCTCACCCAGTGCTGTGGGAACTGCAGCCTCCACATCTCTCTTCCTTGCCTCTTCTTCGGATCCATCTTCTCTAGAGCCCCCCTGTCTTCGCAGCCTGCTTACATCCTTACTTGATCCAAAGATCTGGCCTCCCTGGACTTGAGCCGCCCTGAGTTCGCCAGTGCTGAAGGGGGCTACTGTCATTGGTAGTGGCGTGGAGCTCCGTCATGTGGGTTGGTCACCA
It includes:
- the LOC127318590 gene encoding uncharacterized protein is translated as MGLRDKKRNQRRVLSRRSAGPKTGEGKDFLPLEGKEKRIKEKLPEEPENTATVLYIGHIPHGFYEDQMQGFFQQFGAVKRVRISRNRKTGKSKHYGYIEFENPEVAKIVADEMNNYLLYEHTLQIALVPPEKVHAKLWKGVRKGFVPIDRVAIERKKFSKDKTVEEHKRMLEGIVKRDEKRRKRIKAAGIDYECPALVGFQPSAKKIKFDED